A part of Petroclostridium xylanilyticum genomic DNA contains:
- the lepA gene encoding translation elongation factor 4 codes for MADNRQDKIRNFSIIAHIDHGKSTLADRLLERTGVLTEREMEEQVLDNMELERERGITIKARAVRLVYKAQDGEEYILNLIDTPGHVDFNYEVSRSLAACEGAILVVDAAQGIEAQTLANTYLALDHDLEIVPVINKIDLPSARPDFVKKEIEDIIGIVAEDAPLISAKQGIGIDDVLEQIVKKIPAPRGAEDAPLRALIFDSYYDSYKGVIAYVRIKEGRISPGTKIRMMATGKEFEVTEVGYLKPNGLHNSNELLAGEVGFIAASIKNVKDTRVGDTITTVQNPAAEPLPGYKKVNSMVFCGIYPADGARYDDLRDALEKLQLNDASLTFEAETSIALGFGFRCGFLGLLHMEIIQERLEREYNLDLVTTAPSVIYKVIKKNGEIINVDNPTNLPPPTEIDYMEEPIVKASIMVPTEYVGNIMELCQERRGIYKDMSYIDEGRAVLTYELPLNEIIYDFFDALKSRTKGYASFDYELLGYKKSDLVKLDILLNGEVVDALSFIVHSEKAYTRGRRIAEKLKESIPRQLFEIPIQAAIGNKVIARETVKALRKDVLAKCYGGDITRKKKLLEKQKEGKKRMRQVGTVEVPQEAFMSVLKLD; via the coding sequence ATGGCTGATAATAGACAAGATAAAATCAGAAATTTTTCAATTATAGCTCATATAGATCATGGTAAATCAACTTTAGCGGATAGATTGCTTGAGAGGACCGGGGTTCTTACTGAAAGAGAAATGGAAGAACAGGTACTGGACAACATGGAACTGGAAAGGGAAAGAGGAATCACTATCAAGGCTCGTGCAGTTAGATTAGTATACAAAGCTCAGGATGGAGAAGAGTATATACTCAATCTGATTGATACACCGGGGCATGTGGATTTTAATTATGAGGTTTCAAGAAGTTTGGCCGCCTGTGAAGGAGCAATTTTAGTAGTAGATGCCGCGCAGGGAATAGAAGCCCAGACGCTGGCCAATACTTATCTGGCATTGGACCATGACCTGGAAATTGTCCCTGTAATCAATAAGATTGATTTGCCCAGTGCCCGTCCTGACTTTGTAAAAAAGGAGATAGAGGATATCATAGGGATTGTTGCAGAGGATGCTCCTTTGATTTCAGCCAAGCAAGGTATAGGAATCGATGATGTTCTGGAACAAATCGTAAAAAAAATCCCGGCACCGCGGGGAGCGGAAGACGCGCCTTTAAGGGCACTAATCTTTGATTCCTATTATGACAGCTATAAAGGGGTCATCGCATATGTAAGGATAAAAGAAGGCCGTATATCCCCGGGAACAAAGATAAGGATGATGGCTACCGGTAAAGAGTTTGAGGTGACGGAGGTAGGTTATCTTAAGCCAAATGGATTGCATAATTCTAACGAGCTTTTAGCAGGAGAGGTAGGATTTATTGCAGCCAGTATTAAAAACGTAAAAGATACAAGAGTGGGAGATACCATAACCACAGTACAAAATCCTGCCGCTGAACCTTTGCCTGGATATAAAAAGGTTAATTCCATGGTGTTTTGCGGAATTTATCCGGCAGATGGAGCAAGGTATGATGATTTGCGGGATGCCCTTGAAAAACTCCAATTAAACGATGCTTCCCTCACTTTTGAAGCTGAGACATCTATAGCGTTGGGATTTGGTTTCCGGTGTGGGTTCCTGGGACTTTTGCATATGGAGATTATCCAGGAACGGTTAGAGAGGGAGTACAACCTCGACCTTGTCACTACGGCGCCCAGTGTAATCTATAAAGTAATTAAGAAAAATGGAGAAATAATTAATGTAGATAATCCTACCAACCTTCCTCCTCCAACTGAAATTGATTATATGGAAGAGCCCATAGTAAAAGCCTCTATTATGGTACCTACTGAATATGTAGGTAATATTATGGAATTATGCCAGGAACGCCGGGGAATTTATAAAGATATGAGTTATATTGACGAGGGCAGGGCCGTACTAACCTATGAGCTTCCGTTAAATGAGATTATCTATGACTTTTTTGATGCTTTAAAATCCAGGACAAAAGGTTATGCTTCTTTTGATTATGAATTGCTGGGATATAAAAAATCTGACCTTGTAAAATTGGATATACTGTTAAATGGTGAGGTAGTAGACGCATTATCTTTTATTGTGCACAGTGAAAAAGCATACACCAGGGGCAGAAGAATTGCGGAAAAACTAAAGGAATCCATCCCAAGGCAGCTTTTCGAAATACCTATACAGGCTGCTATAGGCAATAAAGTAATTGCACGGGAAACGGTAAAAGCATTGCGTAAAGATGTGCTGGCAAAATGTTATGGCGGGGATATCACCAGGAAGAAGAAACTGCTGGAAAAGCAAAAGGAAGGAAAGAAGAGAATGAGGCAGGTAGGTACGGTTGAAGTCCCTCAGGAAGCATTTATGTCAGTATTAAAGTTAGACTAA
- the holA gene encoding DNA polymerase III subunit delta — MSVDILKKQLKDGVFSNIYLFFGEEDFLKEYYYNQLKSKIVDKSFEDFNFCFYEGKNIDLQQVQDGIESLPVMSEYKMVVIKDSGIFKSPKAQEKEFWETYLKDMPSYICLVFYEKEIDQRSKLFNLVKKQGLILDFKYQKTVDLVNWVNRVITSYKKKIEKEDIYYLLEHCDVGMTSIKNEIDKLVHYCGNRETIRRQDIEAVCTKSVESKVFNMIDAIMDNNTQLAFELLNDMITLKEPAVKIISLLSKHFYDILKVKLLLKEGATAESIANRVHIPHFAVKKYIKHAQNFSVQYLHSMIQECLKADSDIKSSKMNEWVALHMFMVKCGSNRKMV, encoded by the coding sequence TTGAGTGTAGATATATTAAAAAAACAATTGAAAGATGGAGTATTTTCAAATATATATCTGTTTTTTGGTGAAGAAGACTTCTTAAAGGAGTATTATTACAACCAGTTGAAAAGTAAAATCGTGGATAAATCTTTTGAGGACTTTAATTTTTGTTTTTATGAAGGGAAAAATATTGATTTACAGCAGGTGCAGGACGGGATTGAATCCCTACCGGTAATGTCAGAATATAAAATGGTGGTCATAAAAGATAGTGGAATTTTTAAATCTCCGAAAGCCCAGGAAAAAGAATTTTGGGAAACCTATCTGAAAGATATGCCATCCTATATTTGCCTTGTGTTCTATGAAAAAGAAATAGACCAGAGAAGTAAGCTGTTTAACCTGGTAAAAAAGCAAGGATTGATTTTGGATTTTAAATATCAAAAGACTGTGGACCTGGTTAACTGGGTAAACCGGGTAATTACTTCATATAAAAAGAAAATTGAAAAAGAAGATATCTATTATTTGCTGGAGCACTGCGATGTCGGAATGACAAGCATTAAAAACGAGATAGATAAGCTGGTGCATTATTGTGGCAACAGGGAGACGATACGCAGGCAGGATATTGAGGCAGTGTGTACTAAGTCGGTAGAGAGCAAAGTTTTTAATATGATTGATGCAATTATGGATAATAACACTCAACTTGCCTTTGAACTTTTAAATGATATGATAACCTTGAAAGAACCGGCCGTAAAAATAATATCCTTATTATCAAAGCATTTTTATGACATATTAAAAGTAAAGCTTTTATTAAAAGAAGGTGCAACCGCTGAAAGTATTGCAAATAGGGTTCACATTCCGCATTTTGCAGTAAAGAAATACATTAAACATGCTCAGAATTTTTCTGTCCAATATCTCCACAGCATGATACAAGAATGTTTGAAAGCGGATAGTGATATAAAAAGCAGTAAGATGAATGAATGGGTAGCTCTCCATATGTTTATGGTAAAATGCGGATCTAACAGAAAAATGGTATAA
- the hemW gene encoding radical SAM family heme chaperone HemW: MKRLGLYIHIPFCIQKCYYCDFNSYSGLEYVKGDYVDCLIKEMYLYKDKLDNIIVDTVYIGGGTPTCLEETQLENILRNCFDTFKINANCEVSIESNPGTLSRKKLRVLKQCGVNRLSIGLQSWDDMQLKALGRIHSKNQFLENYYTARQEGFHNINIDLMFSLPGQDLEQWQVTLNNVIQLGPEHVSCYALKIEEGTKFYDDYHNNRLHLPDEETDRSMYDKAVQMLTHHSYNHYEISNFAKKGFECRHNLIYWKAKEYIGIGAGAHSYLNGERYSNINSPQEYIKQTGQNNFPIAEKIQLNIEDKMSEYMFLGLRLLEGISAQEFLERFNIDLNSVFGNQLNKFVRLGLVEQQGDKYRLTRRGLDVSNQIFVEFI, translated from the coding sequence ATGAAAAGATTAGGATTATATATTCATATCCCTTTTTGTATTCAAAAATGTTATTATTGTGATTTTAATTCCTATTCAGGACTTGAATATGTAAAAGGCGATTATGTAGATTGTCTTATCAAAGAAATGTATCTTTATAAAGATAAGCTGGATAATATTATAGTAGATACCGTTTATATAGGCGGAGGTACTCCTACATGCCTGGAAGAAACACAATTGGAAAATATATTAAGGAATTGCTTTGATACGTTTAAAATTAATGCTAATTGTGAAGTGTCTATAGAGTCCAACCCCGGAACCCTTTCCAGGAAAAAGTTAAGGGTATTGAAACAGTGCGGTGTAAACCGTTTAAGTATAGGTTTGCAGTCGTGGGATGATATGCAATTAAAAGCACTTGGGCGGATACATTCCAAAAATCAGTTTTTAGAGAATTATTATACTGCCAGGCAGGAGGGATTTCATAACATTAATATCGATTTAATGTTTTCCTTGCCTGGACAGGACCTGGAGCAATGGCAAGTTACCCTGAATAATGTAATACAATTAGGCCCGGAGCATGTTTCCTGTTATGCGCTTAAAATAGAAGAGGGTACAAAATTTTATGATGATTATCACAATAACAGGCTTCACCTACCCGATGAAGAAACAGACCGGAGTATGTATGATAAAGCAGTACAGATGTTAACTCATCACAGCTATAATCATTATGAAATATCAAACTTTGCAAAAAAGGGTTTCGAATGCAGGCATAACTTGATATACTGGAAAGCTAAAGAATATATAGGCATAGGTGCCGGTGCACACTCTTACCTCAATGGAGAGCGATATTCTAACATAAATTCTCCGCAGGAATATATTAAACAGACAGGACAAAATAATTTTCCTATAGCGGAAAAAATACAATTAAACATTGAAGATAAGATGTCTGAATACATGTTTCTTGGTCTTCGATTATTAGAGGGGATTAGTGCACAAGAATTTTTGGAACGGTTCAATATAGACTTGAATTCTGTATTTGGAAACCAGTTAAATAAATTTGTCCGATTAGGCTTAGTGGAACAGCAAGGCGACAAATACAGGTTGACCAGGCGGGGATTAGATGTGTCCAATCAAATTTTTGTAGAATTTATTTAG
- the spoIIP gene encoding stage II sporulation protein P, translating into MIRIRTVNKTRLTVTIILTIIAFYLFSNALIITNKINFYINKQLVLKEIKSSKLVEGDFLKSHINNVLPIIKVTCDKEKSIITDDRDIRWFTEFVTGFDIKNPITIISGQILMMKKHEPQIIAAAFTSNESSFFNLPSKKEVLEPAQAPNPKEKNDDIPSTADTSDSEDKGEEEGRNITDVNISSPDKKGYEFSDGIYVKNEANQKIDISELLKEDLKMKISGKGPHVLIIHTHTSEAFTPTKQNNYTPSDPDRTENSRYNIVRVGEEIAKNLKAAGISVIHDKTVHDYPSYNGSYRKALETIESQLKKNPSIKIVLDIHRDALIFPDGKKLKVTAEVEKQKVAQVMLVVGTDQGGLKHPNWKENLKFALRLQDKFQKLYPGLARPINLAPYRYNQHTTTGSIIIEVGSNGNTLEEALASSKYIAKTVAEVIREIK; encoded by the coding sequence ATGATAAGGATAAGAACAGTAAATAAAACAAGATTGACAGTTACTATAATATTAACGATAATTGCATTCTATTTGTTTTCAAACGCATTGATCATCACCAATAAAATTAATTTTTATATAAATAAGCAGTTGGTTCTAAAAGAAATAAAATCCTCAAAGTTAGTAGAGGGAGACTTTCTGAAATCGCATATTAATAACGTATTGCCTATTATTAAAGTAACCTGTGACAAAGAAAAAAGCATTATTACTGATGATAGAGATATAAGATGGTTTACAGAGTTTGTTACAGGCTTTGACATTAAAAATCCTATAACCATTATCAGTGGTCAAATTTTAATGATGAAGAAACATGAACCCCAGATTATTGCTGCGGCATTTACCAGTAATGAGAGCTCTTTTTTTAATTTGCCATCGAAAAAAGAAGTACTTGAACCGGCGCAAGCACCTAATCCTAAAGAAAAGAATGATGACATTCCATCCACGGCAGATACTTCTGACAGTGAGGACAAGGGAGAAGAAGAAGGAAGGAATATTACTGATGTAAATATCAGTTCTCCTGATAAAAAGGGATATGAATTTTCAGATGGTATATATGTAAAGAATGAAGCAAATCAAAAAATTGATATTTCGGAATTGTTGAAAGAAGATTTAAAAATGAAAATATCGGGCAAGGGTCCGCATGTACTGATTATACATACACACACCTCAGAAGCATTTACTCCAACAAAACAAAATAACTATACTCCAAGCGATCCTGACCGGACAGAGAATTCCAGGTATAATATTGTAAGGGTGGGCGAAGAAATAGCTAAAAATCTTAAAGCTGCCGGTATATCGGTAATTCATGATAAAACGGTCCATGATTATCCTTCCTATAACGGTTCTTATAGAAAGGCACTGGAAACGATAGAGTCTCAACTGAAGAAAAATCCTTCAATAAAGATTGTGTTGGATATTCATAGAGATGCATTAATTTTCCCGGATGGTAAAAAACTGAAAGTAACGGCTGAGGTTGAGAAACAAAAAGTTGCGCAGGTGATGTTGGTAGTAGGGACAGACCAGGGAGGATTAAAACATCCTAATTGGAAAGAAAATCTTAAGTTTGCATTAAGATTACAGGACAAATTTCAAAAACTATATCCTGGATTAGCAAGGCCGATTAACTTAGCACCATACAGGTATAACCAGCATACAACAACAGGTTCTATCATTATAGAAGTCGGAAGCAATGGTAATACTTTAGAGGAGGCACTTGCCAGCAGCAAATATATAGCTAAAACTGTTGCTGAAGTGATTAGAGAAATCAAGTGA
- the rpsT gene encoding 30S ribosomal protein S20: MPNIKSAMKRVKVIKVKTLRNQMIKSALKTYIKKFENSVVEGDIEKANAAFKMAVKKIDQAVAKGTLHKNTAARKKSQLSRKLKSLSA, from the coding sequence TTGCCTAATATTAAATCAGCTATGAAAAGAGTTAAGGTTATTAAAGTGAAAACTTTAAGAAACCAAATGATTAAATCTGCTTTAAAGACTTATATCAAGAAATTTGAGAATTCAGTTGTTGAAGGAGATATAGAAAAGGCAAATGCAGCTTTTAAAATGGCTGTTAAAAAAATAGACCAGGCTGTTGCAAAGGGTACTCTACATAAGAATACCGCAGCCAGAAAAAAATCTCAACTTTCACGTAAACTTAAATCATTGAGCGCATAA
- the gpr gene encoding GPR endopeptidase, protein MYSIRTDLALEAREMYKQNAQQESEVPGVEVVTEGSKDISVTRVKITSLDGVEAMGKPMGNYITIEVPRLRENDPDLHEEVCKVFAKELFNIVKIDKKATVLVVGLGNWNVTPDALGPKVVSSLMVTRHLLEYIPEQVDEGVRPVCAIAPGVLGLTGIETGEIIRGIVDRVKPDLVIAIDALASRRMDRISTTIQIADTGINPGSGVGNKRMGLTIQTLGVPVIAIGVPTVVDAATMANDTIDLMIDSMLKQVEQGSAFYEMLKNMDKNEKFTLIQEILSPYIGNLMVTPKEVDTIIEDVSKVIANGINIALHEGIGLEDVNRYVH, encoded by the coding sequence ATGTATAGTATTCGAACAGATCTTGCTTTGGAAGCTAGGGAGATGTATAAGCAAAATGCTCAACAGGAGTCAGAGGTTCCTGGTGTAGAGGTAGTAACTGAAGGCAGCAAAGATATTTCGGTAACAAGAGTGAAGATTACATCTTTAGACGGTGTGGAAGCCATGGGCAAACCAATGGGCAACTACATTACCATTGAGGTACCGAGATTAAGAGAAAATGATCCTGATTTACATGAAGAAGTATGTAAGGTATTTGCAAAAGAGTTATTTAACATAGTAAAAATTGATAAAAAAGCTACGGTACTGGTAGTAGGGTTGGGGAACTGGAATGTTACTCCTGACGCTTTGGGCCCGAAAGTTGTTTCAAGTTTAATGGTTACCCGGCACCTGCTTGAGTATATCCCGGAGCAGGTAGATGAGGGGGTGCGCCCGGTCTGTGCGATTGCACCCGGGGTATTAGGTCTTACAGGAATAGAAACAGGAGAAATCATTAGAGGTATCGTAGATAGAGTAAAGCCGGATTTGGTGATTGCCATTGACGCTCTTGCTTCCCGGAGAATGGATAGAATTAGTACTACCATTCAGATTGCTGATACCGGAATTAACCCGGGTTCAGGGGTAGGAAATAAGAGAATGGGATTAACAATACAGACGCTGGGAGTACCGGTTATAGCGATAGGTGTTCCTACAGTAGTAGATGCTGCAACTATGGCGAATGATACGATTGACCTTATGATTGACTCCATGTTAAAGCAGGTAGAACAAGGATCAGCTTTTTATGAGATGCTAAAAAATATGGATAAGAATGAAAAATTCACCCTTATTCAAGAGATCCTTTCACCTTATATCGGAAATTTAATGGTAACACCAAAAGAAGTAGATACAATCATTGAAGATGTGTCCAAAGTAATTGCCAATGGCATAAACATTGCACTTCATGAGGGAATAGGACTTGAAGATGTGAACAGATACGTACATTAA